A region from the Arachis ipaensis cultivar K30076 chromosome B01, Araip1.1, whole genome shotgun sequence genome encodes:
- the LOC107612294 gene encoding THO complex subunit 3, whose amino-acid sequence MDEKIPFKNLHSREYSGHKKKVHSVAWNCIGTKLASGSVDQTARIWHIEPHGHGKVKDIELKGHTDSVDQLCWDPKHADLIATASGDKTVRLWDARSGKCSQQAELSGENINITYKPDGTHVAVGNRDDELTILDVRKFKPIHRRKFNYEVNEIAWNMTGEMFFLTTGNGTVEVLSYPSLRPLDTLMAHTAGCYCIAIDPVGRYFAVGSADSLVSLWDISEMMCVHTFTKLEWPVRTISFNYTGDLIASASEDLFIDISNVQTGRTVHQIPCRAAMNSVEWNPKYNLLAYAGDDKNKYQADEGVFRIFGFESA is encoded by the exons ATGGACGAAAAAATCCCCTTCAAGAATCTGCATAGCAGAGAGTACTCTGGTCACAAGAAGAAg GTGCACTCTGTGGCATGGAACTGCATTGGAACAAAACTCGCTTCTGGCTCTGTTGATCAAACTGCTCGAATCTGGCATATTGAGCCACATGGCCAT GGTAAGGTCAAAGATATCGAATTGAAGGGTCACACTGATAGTGTAGATCAGCTATGTTGGGACCCCAAACATGCTGATCTGATTGCAACTGCATCGGGTGACAAGACCGTTCGTTTGTGGGATGCTCGTA GTGGAAAATGCTCACAACAGGCAGAACTTAGTGGGGAGAATATCAATATTACCTACAAACCTGATGGGACTCATGTAGCTGTAGGCAATAGG GATGATGAGTTAACAATATTGGATGTCCGGAAGTTCAAACCAATTCATAGGCGGAAGTTCAATTACGAG GTAAATGAGATTGCTTGGAACATGACAGGAGAGATGTTCTTTCTAACAACAGGAAATG GGACTGTGGAAGTACTGTCTTATCCATCTCTTCGACCTCTTGATACCCTCATGGCTCATACAGCTGGTTGTTATTGCATCGCAATCGACCCAGTAGGAAG ATATTTTGCTGTTGGAAGTGCTGATTCCCTTGTTAGCTTGTGGGATATCTCAGAGATGATGTGTGTTCATACATTCACAAAGCTCGA ATGGCCTGTTCGGACAATCAGTTTCAATTATACTGGGGATTTGATTGCTTCTGCGAGTGAAGACTTATTTATCGATATT TCGAATGTCCAAACTGGACGAACTGTGCATCAGATTCCTTGTAGAGCTGCCATGAACAGTGTTGAGTGGAACCCTAAATATAATTTACTGGCTTATGCTGGTGATGACAAAAACAAGTATCAGGCTGATGAAG GTGTTTTCCGAATTTTTGGCTTTGAAAGTGCATAA